From a single Calothrix sp. NIES-2098 genomic region:
- a CDS encoding photosystem Q(B) protein, producing the protein MTTTLQRRSGTSVWDRFCEWITSTENRIYIGWFGVLMIPTLLAATACFVIAFIAAPPVDIDGIREPVAGSLIYGNNIISGAVVPSSNAIGLHFYPIWEAASLDEWLYNGGPYQLVIFHFLLGCACYMGRQWELSYRLGMRPWICVAYSAPLASATAVFLIYPIGQGSFSDGMPLGISGTFNFMIVFQAEHNILLHPFHMLGVAGVFGGSLFSAMHGSLVTSSLVRETTETESQNYGYKFGQEEETYNIVAAHGYFGRLIFQYASFNNSRSLHFFLAAWPVVGIWFTALGISTMAFNLNGFNFNQSVIDSQGRVIATWADVINRANLGMEVMHERNAHNFPLDLAAGEVAPVALTAPAING; encoded by the coding sequence ATGACAACAACCTTACAACGGCGCTCTGGCACCAGTGTATGGGATCGGTTTTGCGAGTGGATCACCAGCACCGAAAACCGGATTTACATCGGTTGGTTCGGTGTGCTGATGATTCCTACACTGCTAGCCGCTACCGCCTGCTTCGTAATTGCTTTCATCGCTGCTCCTCCAGTAGACATTGATGGTATCCGCGAACCAGTTGCAGGTTCTTTAATTTACGGAAACAACATCATCTCTGGTGCAGTTGTTCCTTCCTCCAACGCTATCGGTTTACACTTCTACCCCATCTGGGAAGCTGCTTCCTTAGATGAGTGGCTGTACAACGGTGGTCCTTACCAGTTGGTAATTTTCCACTTCTTACTAGGTTGTGCTTGCTACATGGGTCGTCAGTGGGAACTGTCTTACCGCTTGGGTATGCGTCCTTGGATCTGCGTAGCTTACTCTGCGCCTCTGGCTTCTGCTACCGCAGTATTCTTGATCTACCCCATCGGTCAAGGTTCATTCTCCGATGGTATGCCCTTGGGTATCTCCGGTACATTCAACTTCATGATTGTGTTCCAAGCTGAACACAACATCCTGTTACACCCCTTCCATATGCTGGGTGTAGCTGGTGTATTCGGCGGTTCCTTGTTCTCTGCAATGCACGGTTCTTTGGTTACTTCTTCCTTGGTTCGTGAAACCACCGAAACCGAATCTCAAAACTACGGTTACAAGTTCGGTCAAGAAGAAGAAACCTACAACATCGTTGCGGCTCACGGCTACTTCGGTCGTTTGATATTCCAATACGCTTCTTTTAACAACAGCCGTTCACTGCACTTCTTCTTGGCTGCATGGCCCGTTGTCGGTATCTGGTTTACCGCGTTGGGTATCAGCACAATGGCGTTCAACTTGAACGGTTTCAACTTCAACCAGTCCGTAATTGATTCTCAAGGTCGCGTTATCGCTACTTGGGCAGATGTAATCAACCGCGCTAACTTGGGTATGGAAGTAATGCACGAGCGTAACGCTCACAACTTCCCCTTAGACTTGGCTGCTGGTGAAGTTGCTCCTGTTGCGTTAACTGCTCCTGCAATCAACGGCTAA